The Catenuloplanes niger genome includes a window with the following:
- a CDS encoding TrkH family potassium uptake protein: MRRQLQHPARIVPAAFLALVVIGTVLMMLPVSRAEAGFAPFVTALFTATSAVCVTGLAVVDTGTYWSPFGLGMITVLTQIGGLGIMVMATLLGVLISQRLGLRGRLMAQTESRTLETADIRRMVLRIVAVSFVCEAVIAVVVGLRFWLGYDYSFGRAVWEGVFHSIQAFNNGGFALYPDSLMRFVGDDWICMPLALGVMLGSIGFPVIFELAREWRMPAKWSTHTRLTVWGSIVLGVFGFVFVLAFEWNNPTTFGPLGWGDKVLAAFTQDVMTRSGGFNSVDFGAMNQETLTISTALMFIGGGSGSTSGGIKLTTFFLLAFVILAEIRGEPDVVIGRRRIAETTQRQAMTVALLGVALVGTGTLALLAIDRDITLDRAIFEATSAFATVGLSTGITPTLPESGQVVLVILMYVGRVGTIAVGSAIALNSRQRLYRYPEERPIVG; the protein is encoded by the coding sequence ATGCGTCGTCAACTGCAGCACCCCGCCCGCATCGTGCCCGCGGCGTTCCTCGCCCTGGTGGTGATCGGGACGGTGCTCATGATGCTGCCCGTCTCGCGCGCCGAGGCGGGCTTCGCGCCGTTCGTCACGGCCCTGTTCACGGCCACCTCCGCGGTCTGCGTGACCGGTCTGGCGGTGGTGGACACCGGCACCTACTGGTCCCCGTTCGGCCTCGGCATGATCACCGTGCTGACCCAGATCGGCGGCCTCGGCATCATGGTGATGGCCACGCTGCTCGGCGTGCTCATCTCGCAGCGCCTCGGTCTGCGCGGCCGCCTGATGGCGCAGACCGAGAGCCGCACGCTGGAGACCGCGGACATCCGCCGGATGGTGCTGCGGATCGTGGCCGTCTCGTTCGTCTGCGAGGCGGTGATCGCGGTCGTGGTCGGGCTGCGGTTCTGGCTCGGCTACGACTACTCGTTCGGCCGGGCGGTGTGGGAGGGCGTCTTCCACTCGATCCAGGCGTTCAACAACGGCGGCTTCGCGCTCTACCCGGACAGTCTGATGCGGTTCGTCGGCGACGACTGGATCTGCATGCCGCTGGCGCTCGGCGTGATGCTCGGCAGCATCGGCTTCCCGGTGATCTTCGAGCTGGCCCGCGAATGGCGCATGCCAGCGAAGTGGTCGACCCACACCCGGCTCACCGTGTGGGGCTCGATAGTGCTGGGCGTCTTCGGCTTCGTCTTCGTGCTCGCGTTCGAGTGGAACAACCCGACCACGTTCGGCCCGCTCGGCTGGGGCGACAAGGTGCTGGCCGCGTTCACCCAGGACGTGATGACCCGGTCCGGCGGCTTCAACAGCGTCGACTTCGGCGCGATGAACCAGGAGACGCTGACCATCAGCACCGCGCTGATGTTCATCGGCGGCGGCAGCGGCTCCACCTCCGGCGGCATCAAGCTGACCACGTTCTTCCTGCTGGCGTTCGTGATCCTGGCGGAGATCCGGGGTGAGCCGGACGTGGTGATCGGCCGCCGCCGGATCGCGGAGACCACGCAACGGCAGGCGATGACCGTGGCGCTGCTCGGCGTCGCGCTGGTCGGCACCGGCACGCTCGCGCTGCTCGCCATCGACCGCGACATCACGCTGGACCGGGCGATCTTCGAGGCCACGTCCGCGTTCGCCACGGTCGGCCTGTCCACCGGCATCACGCCGACCCTGCCGGAGAGCGGGCAGGTCGTACTCGTCATCCTGATGTACGTGGGGCGGGTCGGCACCATCGCCGTCGGCTCCGCGATCGCTCTGAACAGCCGCCAGCGGCTCTACCGCTATCCCGAAGAGAGACCCATCGTTGGCTAG
- a CDS encoding heavy-metal-associated domain-containing protein yields MSVTNTYAVSGMTCAHCVQAVSGELGQLPGVHEVSVDLPTGTVTVTSDGPLPIDEVRTAVDEAGYELASADA; encoded by the coding sequence ATGTCCGTCACCAACACCTACGCCGTCAGCGGGATGACCTGCGCGCACTGCGTGCAGGCGGTCAGCGGTGAGCTCGGGCAGCTGCCCGGCGTGCACGAGGTGAGCGTCGACCTGCCGACCGGCACCGTGACCGTCACCAGCGACGGGCCGCTGCCGATCGACGAGGTCCGCACGGCCGTCGACGAGGCCGGCTACGAGCTCGCCTCGGCCGATGCCTGA
- a CDS encoding C40 family peptidase produces the protein MLSSIVARALLVAALIGIAPAPAQADPDAPPSVQELRQRLAAAAHELEVVVEEHNALREDLAGTERRRREIGAEKAPVEFAMVQRQERIGELAAAAYRSSGNARALMIAAGGGADMVERLLTLDVLARDQHRKLDELAAAQARYAEMEREADALAQKQRDQQVELALRKKEIEREIERLHRMRLASGDRIRPLDLAPPPPPSGLAGDAIRFAYEQLGKPYRWGADGPGSYDCSGLTMAAWHRAGTRLPHNAARQWRTVQRISRDDLRPGDLVFYYGRISHVALYVGDGKMIHAPSFGENVRIDAVGYQPVHGYGRVVDGS, from the coding sequence GTGCTCTCTTCCATCGTCGCGCGAGCGCTCCTCGTCGCCGCCCTGATCGGGATCGCGCCGGCACCCGCACAGGCCGACCCGGACGCGCCGCCCTCGGTCCAGGAGCTGCGGCAACGCCTCGCCGCCGCGGCACACGAACTGGAGGTGGTCGTCGAGGAGCACAACGCGCTCCGCGAGGACCTGGCCGGCACGGAACGGCGACGGCGCGAGATCGGCGCCGAGAAGGCCCCGGTCGAGTTCGCCATGGTGCAGCGGCAGGAGCGGATCGGTGAGCTGGCCGCCGCCGCGTACCGCTCGTCCGGCAACGCCCGCGCGCTGATGATCGCGGCCGGTGGTGGCGCCGACATGGTCGAGCGCCTGCTCACGCTGGACGTCCTGGCCCGCGACCAGCACCGGAAGCTGGACGAGCTGGCCGCGGCCCAGGCCCGCTACGCCGAGATGGAACGCGAGGCCGACGCGCTGGCGCAGAAGCAGCGCGACCAGCAGGTGGAGTTGGCGCTGCGCAAGAAGGAGATCGAGCGGGAGATCGAGCGCCTGCACCGCATGCGCCTGGCCTCCGGCGACCGGATCCGCCCGCTGGACCTCGCTCCCCCGCCGCCGCCGTCCGGGCTGGCCGGTGACGCGATCCGCTTCGCCTACGAGCAGCTCGGCAAGCCGTATCGCTGGGGCGCCGACGGCCCCGGCTCCTACGACTGCTCCGGGCTCACCATGGCCGCCTGGCATCGCGCGGGCACCCGCCTGCCGCACAACGCGGCCCGGCAGTGGCGGACCGTCCAGCGGATCAGCCGTGACGATCTGCGACCGGGCGACCTGGTCTTCTACTACGGCCGGATCAGCCACGTCGCCCTCTACGTCGGGGACGGCAAGATGATCCACGCGCCGAGCTTCGGGGAGAACGTCCGGATCGACGCGGTGGGATATCAGCCGGTGCACGGGTACGGGCGGGTCGTGGACGGGAGCTGA
- a CDS encoding glycerophosphodiester phosphodiesterase: MRRRAVTTSLGLAGIGLAAAPSAPASAAPSTRGKPLVIAHRGASGYRPEHTLEAYRLAIRMGADFIEPDLVSTRDGVLVARHENEISGTTDVAAHPEFAARRTTKTIDGTAVSGWFTEDFTLAELRTLRAKERLPLVRVTNTAFDGRFPIPTFQEVVDLAKAESRRRGRTIGVYPETKHPTYFQSIGLPLEEPLVRVLRASGWRSAADPVIIQSFETANLRRLRRMTDVRLAQLMDAAGRPYDFTVAGDARTYADLATAEGLGWVSRYASGVGANKNLLVPRDAAGKLLAPTSVVRDAHRLGMVVHAWTFRAENQFLPADFRIGADPNARGDITAEYELFFSLGVDGVFADHPDTAVAARSGR; the protein is encoded by the coding sequence ATGAGACGTCGTGCCGTGACCACTTCCCTCGGGCTGGCCGGAATCGGGCTGGCCGCTGCCCCCTCCGCGCCCGCCTCCGCCGCCCCCTCCACCCGCGGGAAGCCGCTGGTGATCGCGCACCGCGGGGCGAGCGGCTATCGCCCGGAACACACGCTGGAGGCCTACCGGCTGGCGATCCGGATGGGCGCCGACTTCATCGAACCGGACCTGGTGTCGACGCGCGACGGTGTGCTGGTCGCGCGGCACGAGAACGAGATCTCCGGGACGACCGACGTGGCCGCCCACCCCGAGTTCGCCGCCCGCCGGACCACCAAGACCATCGACGGTACGGCCGTGAGCGGCTGGTTCACCGAGGACTTCACGCTGGCGGAGCTGCGGACGCTGCGCGCCAAGGAGCGGCTGCCCCTGGTCCGGGTGACGAACACGGCGTTCGACGGCCGGTTCCCGATCCCGACGTTCCAGGAGGTCGTCGACCTGGCGAAGGCGGAGTCGCGGCGGCGTGGGCGGACGATCGGGGTGTACCCGGAGACGAAGCACCCGACGTACTTCCAGTCGATCGGCCTGCCGCTGGAGGAGCCGCTGGTCCGGGTGCTGCGCGCGTCGGGGTGGCGCTCCGCGGCGGACCCGGTGATCATCCAGTCCTTCGAGACGGCGAACCTGCGCCGGCTCCGGCGCATGACGGACGTGCGGCTGGCCCAGCTGATGGACGCGGCGGGCCGCCCGTACGACTTCACCGTGGCGGGCGACGCCCGGACCTACGCGGATCTGGCGACCGCCGAGGGCCTCGGATGGGTCAGCCGGTACGCCTCCGGTGTCGGCGCGAACAAGAACCTGCTCGTGCCGCGGGACGCGGCCGGGAAGCTGCTGGCGCCGACGTCCGTGGTACGGGACGCGCACCGGCTCGGGATGGTCGTGCACGCCTGGACGTTCCGGGCGGAGAACCAGTTCCTGCCGGCCGACTTCCGGATCGGCGCGGACCCGAACGCGCGCGGCGACATCACCGCGGAGTACGAGCTGTTCTTCTCGCTCGGGGTGGACGGCGTCTTCGCCGACCACCCGGACACCGCGGTAGCGGCGCGTTCGGGTCGCTGA
- a CDS encoding fused MFS/spermidine synthase codes for MDDESKAVDDRPNTVTDQPKALPNALAATLVFASSGAVLVLEIVAQRLIGPYVGVTLQTTSSVIGMALAAIAYGAWAGGWLADRRDPRTLLAPALILAGIATALTFPLIRYAGEILRGNAAGGVLLLTALAVVVPAALLSAISPMVVKLQLSDLRRTGQVVGRLSGLGTLGGITATLGTGFVLVAALPSRVIMLSLAVLLGVGGLVLGWYLRRLDAAGTPRARVTAAVVGLVGAGLTAIAPTPCDVETEYSCASVVADQNRPGGRTLVLNAGDHSYVDLNDPRHLEFEYVQWIAAVSDVTAPAGAPVTALHVGGGGFTLPQYLAAVRPGSSQTVLELDGELVELDRAELGLETGPDLRVVVGDARVSLAEQPAGAADIVVGDAFGDLVVPWHLSTREMAVQVRDAMKDGAVYAQNVIDYPPLHFIRAEVATVQDVFPHVALIGPPSGLSGAEGANFVIVASAAPLPLAEIRARMAQTVPGPVTMLDGAELAAFVDDARVLTDDYAPVDQLLSR; via the coding sequence GTGGACGACGAATCCAAAGCCGTGGACGACCGGCCGAACACCGTGACCGATCAGCCGAAAGCCCTGCCCAACGCGCTCGCCGCCACGCTGGTCTTCGCGTCCAGCGGCGCGGTGCTGGTGCTGGAGATCGTGGCGCAGCGGCTGATCGGGCCGTACGTCGGGGTCACGCTGCAGACCACCAGCTCGGTGATCGGGATGGCGCTGGCCGCGATCGCGTACGGCGCCTGGGCCGGTGGCTGGCTGGCCGACCGCCGGGACCCGCGCACGCTGCTGGCCCCGGCGCTGATCCTGGCCGGGATCGCGACCGCGCTCACGTTCCCGCTGATCCGCTACGCCGGTGAGATCCTGCGCGGCAACGCGGCCGGTGGGGTGCTGCTGCTGACCGCGCTGGCCGTGGTGGTCCCGGCCGCGCTGCTCTCCGCGATCTCGCCGATGGTGGTGAAGCTGCAGCTGTCCGACCTGCGCCGGACCGGGCAGGTGGTGGGCCGGCTCTCCGGCCTCGGCACGCTGGGCGGCATCACGGCCACGCTCGGCACCGGGTTCGTGCTGGTGGCGGCGCTGCCCAGCCGGGTGATCATGTTGAGCCTGGCGGTGCTGCTCGGCGTGGGCGGTCTGGTGCTCGGCTGGTACCTGCGCCGGCTGGACGCGGCCGGTACGCCGAGGGCGCGGGTCACGGCCGCGGTGGTCGGGCTGGTCGGCGCGGGGCTGACCGCGATCGCGCCGACGCCGTGCGACGTGGAGACGGAGTACAGCTGCGCCTCGGTGGTCGCGGACCAGAACCGGCCGGGCGGTCGCACGCTGGTGCTGAACGCCGGTGACCACTCCTACGTGGACCTGAACGACCCGCGGCACCTGGAGTTCGAGTACGTGCAGTGGATCGCGGCCGTCTCCGACGTGACCGCGCCGGCCGGCGCGCCGGTGACCGCGCTGCACGTCGGCGGCGGCGGGTTCACGCTGCCGCAGTACCTGGCCGCGGTCCGGCCGGGCAGCTCGCAGACCGTGCTGGAGCTGGACGGTGAGCTGGTCGAGCTGGACAGGGCGGAACTGGGCCTGGAGACCGGCCCGGACCTGCGGGTGGTGGTCGGTGACGCGCGGGTGTCGCTGGCCGAGCAGCCGGCCGGCGCGGCGGACATCGTGGTCGGCGACGCGTTCGGTGACCTGGTGGTGCCGTGGCACCTGTCGACGCGGGAGATGGCCGTGCAGGTCCGCGACGCGATGAAGGACGGCGCGGTCTACGCGCAGAACGTCATCGACTATCCGCCGCTGCACTTCATCCGCGCGGAGGTCGCGACCGTGCAGGACGTGTTCCCGCACGTGGCGCTGATCGGCCCGCCGTCCGGGCTGTCCGGCGCGGAGGGCGCGAACTTCGTGATCGTGGCGTCGGCCGCGCCGCTGCCGCTGGCCGAGATCCGGGCGCGGATGGCGCAGACCGTGCCGGGCCCGGTGACCATGCTGGACGGTGCGGAGTTGGCCGCGTTCGTCGACGACGCCCGGGTGCTGACCGACGACTACGCGCCGGTGGACCAACTGCTCTCCCGGTAA
- a CDS encoding potassium channel family protein has product MASNGRTNLDDNVVVIGLGRFGGQVADSLLRLGHEVLGIDEDGKIVQQWSDRLTHVAQADSTDNDALRQLGVHEFQRAVVGIGTDIEASVLTVLALTEIGITEIWAKAISAKHGKILSSVGANHVIYPEAVMGDRVAHLITSKMIDFIEFDQGFAIAKVRAPQETAGRSLADIGLRRRHGITVIAVRPPDGSFIFAEAATLVPAGSKLIVAGTPKQVQAFAATT; this is encoded by the coding sequence TTGGCTAGCAACGGCAGGACAAACCTCGACGACAACGTGGTGGTGATCGGGCTCGGCCGGTTCGGCGGGCAGGTCGCCGACTCGCTGCTGCGCCTCGGGCACGAGGTGCTCGGCATCGATGAGGACGGCAAGATCGTCCAGCAGTGGTCGGACCGGCTCACCCACGTGGCGCAGGCCGACTCGACCGACAACGACGCGCTGCGCCAGCTCGGCGTGCACGAGTTCCAGCGCGCGGTGGTCGGCATCGGCACCGACATCGAGGCCAGCGTGCTCACCGTGCTCGCGCTGACCGAGATCGGCATCACCGAGATCTGGGCCAAGGCGATCTCCGCGAAACACGGCAAGATCCTGTCCTCGGTCGGCGCGAATCACGTGATCTATCCCGAGGCGGTCATGGGTGACCGGGTCGCACACCTGATCACCAGCAAGATGATCGACTTCATCGAGTTCGACCAGGGCTTCGCGATCGCGAAGGTCCGCGCGCCGCAGGAGACCGCCGGCCGGTCGCTCGCCGACATCGGACTGCGCCGGCGGCACGGCATCACGGTGATCGCGGTCCGGCCACCGGACGGCAGCTTCATCTTCGCCGAGGCGGCGACGCTGGTGCCGGCCGGCAGCAAACTGATCGTGGCCGGCACCCCGAAGCAGGTCCAGGCGTTCGCCGCGACCACCTGA
- a CDS encoding DUF2470 domain-containing protein codes for MADTVFTPDVVAQIMRHMNDDHAADNVLIVRGLGGQPETTTEARMSGMDADGMDFVAIVDGAEVPVRIPFAGRLTERRQVRGEAARMYHEACAVLGVTPRP; via the coding sequence ATGGCAGACACCGTCTTCACCCCGGACGTGGTGGCGCAGATCATGCGGCACATGAACGACGACCACGCGGCCGACAACGTGCTCATCGTCCGCGGCCTCGGCGGGCAGCCGGAGACCACCACCGAGGCGCGCATGTCCGGGATGGACGCGGACGGCATGGACTTCGTCGCGATCGTGGACGGCGCGGAGGTCCCGGTGCGCATCCCGTTCGCCGGGCGGCTCACCGAGCGGCGTCAGGTCCGCGGCGAGGCGGCCCGGATGTACCACGAGGCCTGCGCTGTGCTGGGCGTCACACCGCGTCCCTGA
- a CDS encoding polysaccharide deacetylase family protein, which produces MGLTLTANGFVPAVRPGVLAAAATRPVVRGHVALTFDDGPSAGTGVVLNILAEAQARATFFFVGGGVEADWRYASRAALAGHAIGNHSYSHPDLAAIPLKDAAVELGRTQAAITRYTGAVPVIGRPPFGSANEDVVMLFREYGVEPVLWAFNPDDGAGQAAAAIGAAILGTVRDGDIVLLHCAQRETQRMLPELITGLRARGLEPGRIEITGDYQERNHSYARAVSW; this is translated from the coding sequence ATGGGGCTCACCCTCACCGCCAACGGCTTCGTGCCCGCGGTGCGGCCGGGCGTGCTCGCTGCGGCGGCCACGCGTCCGGTGGTGCGCGGGCACGTCGCGCTCACCTTCGACGACGGGCCGAGCGCGGGGACCGGGGTGGTTCTCAACATCCTGGCCGAGGCGCAGGCGAGGGCCACGTTCTTCTTCGTGGGCGGCGGTGTGGAGGCGGACTGGCGGTACGCGAGCCGGGCCGCGCTGGCCGGACACGCGATCGGCAACCACAGCTACAGCCACCCCGACCTGGCCGCGATCCCACTCAAGGACGCGGCGGTCGAGCTCGGGCGCACCCAAGCCGCGATCACCCGCTACACCGGGGCGGTCCCGGTCATCGGCCGGCCGCCGTTCGGCAGCGCGAACGAGGACGTGGTCATGCTGTTCCGCGAGTACGGCGTGGAGCCGGTGCTGTGGGCGTTCAACCCGGACGACGGCGCCGGTCAGGCCGCGGCCGCGATCGGCGCGGCGATCCTCGGCACGGTCCGGGACGGCGACATCGTGCTGCTGCACTGCGCGCAGCGGGAGACGCAGCGGATGTTGCCGGAGCTGATCACCGGCCTGCGCGCCCGCGGTCTGGAGCCCGGCCGGATCGAGATCACCGGCGACTACCAGGAGCGGAACCACTCCTACGCCCGCGCCGTCTCCTGGTGA
- a CDS encoding RecQ family ATP-dependent DNA helicase, translated as MTEVRERAEAVLRRLAGEHARLRDDQWRAIEALVVGHQRVLCVQRTGWGKSAVYFVATALLREAGAGPTVIVSPLLALMRNQVDAAARAGIHARTINSANLEEWAQITTEVASGAVDVLLISPERLNNPDFRDNVLPELAATTGLLVVDEAHCVSDWGHDFRPDYRRLRTFLAGLPTRTPVLATTATANARVTADVAEQLGAGALVLRGSLDRESLRLAVHRLPSAAHRLAWLADHLDALPGSGIVYTLTVAAATEATEFLRSRGFAVASYSGQTEDAERRAAEQDLLDNKIKALIATSALGMGFDKPDLGFVVHLGAPPSPIAYYQQVGRAGRGVDHAEVLLLPGPEDAAIWRYFASMAFPPEEQVHTVLAALSDRPISVPALEPRVDLRRSRLELMLKVLDVDGAVRRVKGGWISTGQPWTYDAPRLRRVADARESEQRAMREYGAMTTGCRMLFLRERLDDAEATACGRCDLCAGPVLPADVSAQALAAAKAFLGRPGLDLPPKAMWPTGMESVGVALKGRIPAAEQAAPGRAVGRLSDLGWGDRLRALLADGSPDTPLPDDLLGAVVEVLKDWSHGPEQWAERPIGIVPVLSRRRPVLTRSLADRIATVGRLPVLGTITRRDDDGAEPPRTNSAQRVRLLHDAFVLDGSVSGPVLLVDDLVDSGWTMTLAARLLRRSGASAVLPLALAVAG; from the coding sequence GTGACTGAGGTGCGGGAGCGGGCGGAAGCTGTGCTGCGGCGGCTGGCGGGCGAGCACGCCCGCCTCCGCGACGACCAGTGGCGAGCGATCGAGGCGCTGGTCGTGGGGCATCAACGGGTGCTCTGCGTCCAGCGCACCGGCTGGGGCAAGTCCGCGGTCTACTTCGTGGCCACCGCGCTGCTCCGCGAGGCCGGTGCCGGTCCCACCGTGATCGTCTCGCCGCTGCTCGCGCTGATGCGCAACCAGGTGGACGCCGCGGCCCGGGCCGGCATCCACGCCCGCACGATCAACTCCGCCAACCTGGAGGAGTGGGCCCAGATCACCACCGAGGTCGCGTCCGGCGCGGTCGACGTGCTGCTGATCAGCCCGGAGCGGCTCAACAACCCCGACTTCCGCGACAACGTGCTGCCCGAGCTCGCCGCCACCACCGGCCTGCTCGTGGTCGACGAGGCGCACTGCGTCTCCGACTGGGGGCACGACTTCCGGCCGGACTACCGGCGGCTGCGCACGTTCCTGGCCGGGCTGCCCACCCGGACGCCGGTGCTGGCCACCACGGCCACCGCCAACGCGCGCGTCACGGCCGACGTGGCCGAGCAGCTCGGCGCCGGCGCGCTGGTGCTGCGCGGCTCGCTCGACCGCGAGTCGCTGCGGCTGGCCGTGCACCGGCTGCCGTCCGCCGCGCACCGGCTGGCCTGGCTCGCCGACCACCTGGACGCGCTGCCCGGCTCCGGCATCGTCTACACGCTGACCGTGGCCGCCGCGACCGAGGCCACCGAGTTCCTGCGCTCCCGTGGGTTCGCGGTCGCGTCCTACTCCGGCCAGACGGAGGACGCGGAGCGCCGCGCCGCCGAGCAGGACCTGCTGGACAACAAGATCAAGGCACTGATCGCCACGTCCGCGCTGGGCATGGGCTTCGACAAGCCCGACCTCGGCTTCGTCGTGCACCTCGGCGCGCCACCGTCCCCCATCGCGTACTACCAGCAGGTCGGCCGGGCCGGCCGCGGCGTCGACCACGCCGAGGTGCTGCTGCTCCCCGGCCCGGAGGACGCGGCCATCTGGCGCTACTTCGCCTCCATGGCGTTCCCGCCGGAGGAGCAGGTGCACACCGTGCTGGCCGCGCTCTCCGACCGCCCGATCTCGGTCCCCGCGCTGGAGCCCCGCGTCGACCTGCGCCGCAGCCGGCTCGAACTGATGCTGAAGGTGCTGGACGTCGACGGTGCGGTCCGCCGGGTCAAGGGCGGCTGGATCAGCACCGGCCAGCCGTGGACCTACGACGCACCCCGTCTGCGCCGCGTCGCCGACGCCCGGGAGTCCGAGCAGCGCGCGATGCGGGAGTACGGCGCGATGACCACCGGCTGCCGCATGCTCTTCCTCCGCGAGCGCCTCGACGACGCCGAGGCCACCGCCTGCGGCCGCTGCGACCTGTGCGCCGGCCCGGTCCTGCCGGCCGACGTCTCCGCCCAGGCACTCGCGGCCGCCAAGGCCTTCCTCGGCCGCCCGGGCCTCGACCTCCCGCCGAAGGCGATGTGGCCCACCGGCATGGAGTCGGTCGGCGTCGCGCTCAAGGGCCGCATCCCCGCAGCCGAGCAGGCCGCGCCCGGTCGCGCGGTCGGCCGCCTCTCCGACCTCGGCTGGGGCGACCGGCTCCGCGCGCTGCTCGCCGACGGCTCCCCCGACACGCCGCTTCCCGACGACCTGCTCGGCGCCGTGGTCGAGGTGCTCAAGGACTGGTCGCACGGTCCCGAGCAGTGGGCGGAGCGCCCGATCGGCATCGTCCCGGTCCTGTCCCGCCGCCGGCCGGTGCTCACCCGCAGCCTCGCGGACCGGATCGCCACGGTCGGCCGCCTGCCGGTGCTCGGCACGATCACCCGCCGCGACGACGACGGCGCCGAGCCGCCCCGGACGAACAGCGCGCAGCGGGTCCGGTTGCTGCACGACGCGTTCGTGCTGGACGGGTCGGTGTCCGGTCCGGTGCTCCTCGTCGACGACCTGGTCGACTCCGGGTGGACGATGACGCTCGCGGCCCGGCTGCTGCGCCGTTCCGGTGCGTCCGCGGTGCTGCCGCTCGCTCTGGCCGTGGCGGGCTGA
- a CDS encoding class I SAM-dependent methyltransferase: MPESLPDALAEVRDLLLRPDLTRAVAAGRRKGQTPSVVRAELRPVSLKGGAKLQIVTNDGARPFTRNVAFGDEASAAVDELLAEPFGNWHVESPAGTVQLRVTKKGEAQVHRAGSGAQGAAPVAHDRVKEHLLDPGDPLFAEIGGGAAKRRQVDAFLRALAATLPDELPTRLRVVDLGCGNAYLTFAAYRYLSARGVALDVVGVDVREDQRVRNTELAERLGCAGEVRFVAGTILDADVKAADVVLALHACDTATDEALARAVEWEARWVLAAPCCHHDLAAQLRKAPAPTPFEGLGRHGILRERFADVLTDTVRASLLRLHGYRVEVVEFIDSAHTPRNLLIRARRTGAAPTDAARAEYAALTDGFHIEPALERLLSRS; encoded by the coding sequence ATGCCCGAATCGCTTCCCGACGCCCTCGCCGAGGTGCGCGACCTGCTGCTCCGCCCCGATCTGACCCGGGCGGTGGCCGCCGGGCGCCGCAAGGGGCAGACGCCGTCGGTGGTCCGGGCCGAGCTGCGCCCGGTCTCGCTGAAGGGCGGCGCCAAGCTCCAGATCGTGACGAACGACGGCGCCCGGCCGTTCACCCGCAACGTCGCGTTCGGCGACGAGGCCTCCGCGGCCGTGGACGAGCTGCTGGCCGAGCCGTTCGGCAACTGGCACGTGGAGTCGCCGGCCGGGACCGTGCAGCTGCGGGTGACCAAGAAGGGCGAGGCGCAGGTGCACCGCGCCGGCTCCGGCGCCCAGGGTGCGGCGCCGGTCGCGCACGACCGGGTCAAGGAGCACCTGCTGGACCCGGGCGACCCGCTGTTCGCCGAGATCGGCGGCGGCGCGGCGAAGCGGCGGCAGGTCGACGCGTTCCTTCGCGCGCTCGCCGCCACGCTCCCGGACGAGTTGCCTACGCGACTGCGCGTGGTGGACCTGGGCTGCGGCAACGCCTACCTGACGTTCGCGGCCTACCGATACCTGTCCGCGCGCGGCGTGGCGCTCGACGTGGTCGGCGTGGACGTGCGCGAGGACCAGCGGGTCCGCAACACCGAGCTCGCCGAGCGGCTCGGCTGCGCCGGCGAGGTCCGCTTCGTGGCCGGCACCATCCTGGACGCGGACGTCAAGGCCGCGGACGTGGTGCTGGCGCTGCACGCGTGCGACACCGCCACCGACGAGGCGCTGGCCCGCGCCGTCGAGTGGGAGGCGCGCTGGGTGCTGGCCGCGCCCTGCTGCCACCACGACCTGGCCGCGCAGCTGCGCAAGGCACCGGCGCCGACCCCGTTCGAAGGGCTCGGCCGGCACGGCATCCTGCGCGAACGGTTCGCGGACGTGCTCACCGACACGGTCCGGGCGTCGCTGCTGCGGCTGCACGGTTACCGCGTCGAGGTGGTGGAGTTCATCGACTCCGCGCACACGCCGCGCAACCTGCTGATCCGCGCACGCCGCACCGGCGCGGCGCCCACCGACGCCGCGCGGGCGGAGTACGCGGCGCTGACCGATGGGTTCCACATCGAACCCGCGCTGGAACGGCTGCTCAGCCGATCGTGA